The following DNA comes from Poecilia reticulata strain Guanapo linkage group LG16, Guppy_female_1.0+MT, whole genome shotgun sequence.
CTTGCCGTAGCACTCGTCAGTCTCACGTTGTGACAGCAGTTGCCGTTTGCGGATGTTGGAACACTGAGCTACGAGTTGTTTAGAAGTTAGTGTCGACTGAGGATGTCGAACTAAccattcctcccacagtctttgCATGTAGCCCCTCTGACTAGGATTACTTGAGTAGTAGCATTCCaacagatccatgttttcaCCTCTCGCCCATTTCCGTCTTGTTCCAGTAGCCCACTTTTCATCAAGGTGCTCTGGTTCCCCAGCACCTTGACGCAGACCGGGCGACATCTGAGCCGGCATGTCGTGCTTATCAATGTCTCCCATGGTATGAGGTAGGCTATATAGCTCCAAGGGTCTTGCTTAAGGGCCCACACTGATGGCTCAATTGCACTGTTGTAACTTGTTGCCCCAGCCTGGANNNNNNNNNNNNNNNNNNNNNNNNNNNNNNNNNNNNNNNNNNNNNNNNNNNNNNNNNNNNNNNNNNNNNNNNNNNNNNNNNNNNNNNNNNNNNNNNNNNNNNNNNNNNNNNNNNNNNNNNNNNNNNNNNNNNNNNNNNNNNNNNNNNNNNNNNNNNNNNNNNNNNNNNNNNNNNNNNNNNNNNNNNNNNNNNNNNNNNNNNNNNNNNNNNNNNNNNNNNNNNNNNNNNNNNNNNNNNNNNNNNNNNNNNNNNNNNNNNNNNNNNNNNNNNNNNNNNNNNNNNNNNNNNNNNNNNNNNNNNNNNNNNNNNNNNNNNNNNNNNNNNNNNNNNNNNNNNNNNNNNNNNNNNNNNNNNNNNNNNNNNNNNNNNNNNNNNNNNNNNNNNNNNNNNNNNNNNNNNNNNNNNNNNNNNNNNNNNNNNNNNNNNNNNNNNNNNNNNNNNNNNNNNNNNNNNNNNNNNNNNNNNNNNNNNNNNNNNNNNNNNNNNNNNNNNNNNNNNNNNNNNNNNNNNNNNNNNNNNNNNNNNNNNNNNNNNNNNNNNNNNNNNNNNNNNNNNNNNNNNNNNNNNNNNNNNNNNNNNNNNTAGCACCAGTCCTTTAAATCCTGTAAACTTTGGGCTCAGCTGCTGGTTACTCCTGAATTAAAATGCCATCAAGTCATAAAGAGTCTCAATACAAAGTGGTAAAAGCTTTATGTGGAACACTATAATAAACCTCATAATGTCTAAAACAtcctgaagaaaacatttcacatttccttCAAGTAATACCAGCACATAAGAAATAGTTTAACATCACCTTTTCCAGTATATCTCTATTACACTTTTCAACTTAGTGACTAAAATGTCAAATCatcatcttcattttttatCTAGAGATTTGTCCTGCAATAACAGAGTTTCACCACTGGGAGGTGATGTTTGATAGCTGATGACCACAGCCTTCTTGTTTGTGCcaatgatttaattattttcaagtttaagcaaaaagaaaaacttcattAATCAAATGTCATAAAAGTAAATCTTCACATATCTGGCCTTTTATTTGTAccattttattagtattttctAGTTAAATGTTGGCCTTTTGCTAAAGATCTACATCAACTTCTACAATAATTATTgcaaaaatgtgataaaatacaaagaaaacaattcacTAAAGTGAGATATTCCATAATAAAACAGGGAAACAAAGTAAAGATCTGAGGAAGAGCTGTGGAAGATAAGACCTCTCCAGCTGAAATGTTGAAGATGCTTTAGAAAAAACCAATGGATAAAATGCTTACTTTAATGTTGAATGcgtaattttttttaaggatgcatTGCCAGTTTCACTGTAACTAAAGATTACATCGCTACTTTTAGAAAACTAACAGTCTCAATCATTTTGAACCTTTACTGAAATCTGACATGACATGACAATTGTTAAGTGTGTtggctttcatttgttttttatacattatttttgaataacagaaaaatgttggtaGATAAAAATCTGTAACAGAATTACTATTACTAAACATTTAGTAACATTCTAATAGTATAATGTAGATCCTTGTAATATTAGTAAACATTTAGTAATATACTAAGCGCTTAGTATATTATAAACATCAAGCATCAATTAACTTCATTAAGATTCTGAAAAATACGAatgttcctaaaaataaaactgaatgaacAAAGTTTTAGCCAAACTCAGAGGGTTTGTGAACTTTGGATTCAGTCATCATCTtatcaaacatgaaaatgttatcAAGTCTTAAATAGCTAGACAATAAAATTTTAAGCTTGATAAATACAAAACCATAAACATGTTCACTGGTATGATAAGGAAGCTGTTTTTCATCTAATGTAGGCCAAAATGTCACCAGTTACAATAgatttgccttttattttctcaggtAGAACTAGACATGTACACAACACTGTGAAGAATTTCCTAGCCaatttgtgtgatttatttcaagATACAATTTTATAATATCATGGTCATATCAAGTGTGCTTTTAAACCTGCATCAACAAAAACCTGACAATGTgtgtaaaacattaaatcaatattttccatCAGAGTTTGAAATACATACCTTCtaaaacttgatattttttcccctcattttgtACAGTTgttggaaacaaataaaaaacgaGGCGTATGATTGTTCAGCAGAAGAGGATAAAatggattttacattttatctgttttttaatggtattattttaaaagaaagataaTCTAATTCAAATTGTGTGTTATGTTAATGTCTGAggataaatatatttcagttttgtttaagtttaaccaagaaaatagaaaatcacaaaaaagcaTCAGATTGATGCTTCTTGTTCTAATGGAGTCAGGTCtcagtgtatttaggtgagttttggCGCTTTGTAGTTTCTTATTGTCCACAAAAAACGTTTGCATGGTTGTGACCACGGCAGATAAAAGGTTtgtgtatatttacacaaactttCAGACCACgttcatttttacacatttcaacGAGTGCGTAAAATATGGTGCCACACATTTTTTACGCACATTTTATACATGAGGCCCCTGGTTCTCTGGTTCTCTCTCAgcattttatacaataaaaaataaaccttatGATTTACATGTATTCAAACATATTCACGCagtgtatttttaattgaatagaTGCTCattctttatttgaaatatcaAATGTTCTTAAATCATTGAGTCTTAAACCAGATTTCTCATAAAATAGCTGTGTAGCAAGTGATTCTATAATAAAGGACTGAATTATAGACCATCTTCTTCcttggatttttattaatgcatttaGGAAACATCAAAATTCACACGACTGTTTATGGGAAAACAGATACTTTGAATGAACACCTggtaaattaatcattttttagcttagaaattgtaaaataaaaatgtaactcttAATAATCTTTTGTGAATATTTGCAGTAATTTCAGCTTAGTTGTGATGATAATTTGTTTAGTAGTCTTAGGAGAACATGAGAACAGTTTTGTGAAAGAATAAACTCAAAAAATGTCTActtcttaaaaacacaaatactcaAATACTGTGTAATACAAGCTTAAAAGTCAACTACATAAAGCACCATACAAGAGATTTAAATCTACCTGTTAAATGTATTACGTTCTTTGTAAGTTTATCTCATAATTATTAAATTGACATTTATGCCTCTTTTCAAGAATAAGACTGTGTTTAGAtcacacaaaaatgttattcacCACAGGAGGGCGCTCTCTGGCAACCTTATAACTCAAGTGGGCAGATCTTATTACTGTGATGATTTACATCAAGAAGAGTACCAATATTCATCGcaatgatttttaaagtttcagtttgaTTGCTGAGCTGTCCTCAGTCAGATTTACGTAAAAGCCATGTTACAACTGCTTTTTATTGTGGTTGTCATTTTTACAGGTaagaaattagtaaaatgtaaaatgtttttgaaaataaattcaagccttaatcatttttaaaaaaaaataaactaacaacatGATCTAAACATGATCCTTGAGCAGGGTCTGAACAGAGctcaaaatgattcaaatttACTTAACATTAGTCTGCTAACCTTTTGCTCTTATCCAGATTggctttttaactttttatgctgtttttaataatgtaacTGTTTTTCAGGTTTATCTGATGGATCTGGTGTGTTACCAGATGGTCCTCTGATTGCCTCTGTTGGAGGGACAGTAATGTTCACAACAAACTTAAATCCACCAGAAACACCATTTACATTGGTCAACTGGCAGCTTGATTCCGGTTCAGCACCTAAACTCATAGTTTTCTCAATTACTAGTGAAACCATAACTGCACCAGAATATGAAGGCAGGATCACTCTCTTCAGATCTACTGGATCTCTGGAACTCAGGAATCTGCAACTCAGTGACAGTGGAGGTTATTTAGTAACTATTCAAGATGGACCGTATCAAAAGATAGGACGCATCACACTGGACACATATGGTGAGTCAATATTGAAAGCCAACATtaaatgaacatgtttctgtctctgagGTTTTACTGCaatttactttattgttttatccTTATCTGTCTGTCTTCCTCCATCCATCTCATGCACCCCACTCAAATGAGAGCTGTAGGCTATTATGCTGAAGTTTGgactattttaaatgtattttgtgacagcaaaaatgaatacatttatgaAATGGTCTACTACATAGTTTAAAATGAGATTTCattcagaacatttaaaatttaaaaacttgagttttattAGAAAGGCACAGAAACATGGTCAGTGTGTTGTAGTTTTCAGCCTGCTCCATGCATTCAAACTTATCAACACTTAATGTTCATCAAGcaactttgcaaaaataattttctgttaaCTTAGGTAAAAAGAACCTTAAAATGAATATGTCCTCCAACTTTCATTGCAGAGTTTGCTGATTGAAGATTTTTCCTTGTTAGCACTGCAGAAAGTTTTCTTGTGTATTTTACCTCAACATGTAATGTTATTTGATTTGGGCTTCACAATAAAACTAGCATGGCTTGATGTTAGTTGATTTAAAAGTGGATTTAAttgcagcatatttaaaatatcactaTTGTAAAGCTTATGCATTATGTagcagatttaaaacaatttaatttacttCAAGTATTggtttttgtctaaaaaaatccagaaaagtaTATTACTTGTCATTTCAAgtgaaaaccacaaactttgatcaggttatttgaaaattaaaggtttttttcagcattaatAAGAGAAATGTATACTGTCAAAATTGTATATCACCTCTCCTCGTGCTaagatttcaaataaattagttCATGATTGTTATAGTTTgttcatcatttttcttttttgatgacagcagctttttgtttcaCCAACAGAACCAATCTTTAATGTAAGAGTTTTCCCACTAAGTGCAGACTTGATTGAGTTCAGTGGGTCTGTCCGTCtgttctgctcctcctctggatcttctctctccttcctctggatgaacagcagctctgaggtCACAACCAGTGACAGAGTTCAGATCACTGATACTGATGGAGGATCTACTCTGACTATAGTCAGTGTGACTCGATACGACCAGGGATCATACACATGTCATGTGTCTAATCCTGTCAGTTCTATCACCAGCGATCCAGTAAACATCTCTGTTGTCTGTAAGTTTCTATTTGTGCCCATATTTGCATATTAAGAAAGACACATGCAAACACTAGAGATCTGTTCACTTTACTGTGTTTTCATgagttcaacaaaaataaaaaaaatttgtgacAGAATACAAAACGATTCCATCGTGTCACAATTTTGCCAGCTTTTTTGCAGTAAATTAACCATTCTTTTTTAACTTAAACTATTATGCATTATTTAGCGGTTCATGGTAATCACTTTGAGTATAGAACATTTGAGTCCCCGTTAATAATATATACCGTTTTTTCATTATTGTCTAGTTCTTCATCTACTTCgcattatttttcatgtttactcTCAGATGGTCCAGACAATGTAGAAATTGAAGTGTGTCCATCAAAGTTACATCATGAGAAAGGATCAGATGTTAATCTGATCTGCTCTGCTGATTCATCACCTTCTGCTGAATAtcagtggtttctgaatggagACCAGCTGACCAGTAGTGGTCTGTTGCTCCGACTGATGAACATCCAGATGAGTCAGAGTGGAAACTACATCTGTAAGGCCTTTAACAGCAAAACTCTGAGATATCAAACATCTTGGCGTTTACCCATTTTTGTACATGGTAGGTTGGCAAATTTTTTCAAATGCTGCTGTACCTCTACTCTGCGATAGTAATACcactaaagcaaaaacagctACACCTTTAACTAGTAAAACATATTCTTTTACTGAACACTGACAGTGCTTGCTTGGCTGTggagaacaaaaatgtaatgataaaGGTTCAGTCACTTGTCCTAAAAACctttataaaactgaattttacatAGAAATACGTAGTGTCATTTTGTAATAATGTTCTCTTCTGATTGATTTTTTCTTCAATTGTACTTTATTATCATGTATGACtcctttcttttggttttttccACCCAGAGCGAGTCTCTAATGTAAAAGTTACTCAAGACGTTACCGACTTAATTGAGTTCAGTGGGTCTGTCAgtttctcctgctcctcctctggaTCTTATCTCTCCTTCCTCTGGAtgaacagcagctctgaggttTCAGCCAGTGACAGAATTCAAGTAACTGATGGAGGATCCAAGATGAAGATAATCAATGTAACCAGATATGATGATGGACCATACATCTGTCATGTGTCCAATCCTGTCAGCAGTGCTAACAGTGATCCACTACACCTCTCTGTCAGCTGTGAGTTATTCCCCACTACTATAAGCTTCTTTTGAAATTAATACAACATTTATTGGAGCTTAACAGCTGTTGTTTGTTGCTATTTCGCTATATgagaaaacatgagaaacacatttttaaaaagtcagattaaGTACAACACCATCATATTTGCAAAACACCATCAGTTAATCATGTCAGTAATAACATTGGTCAtccaataaacatttaatatctgctgctttttcaaatatttgtacTATTTCTCTTAATGAAGCAGATGTTATGTTAACACTACACTGAAAAAGCTGGTTATAAGGTCAATGTGGagaattaattaatattaattgtTACAGATGGTCCAGAAAATGTCAACTTAGAACCACCTTCTCAAAAATACCCAGAAGGGTCGAACATCCGTCTGTCTTGTTCAGCTGACTCCAGACCTCCTGCCAGTTTTAATTGGTTCTTTAATGGAAATCCTCTGTCTGCTCCTGGATCTGAGCTCGAACTCCTCAATGTTCAGAAGAATCAGAGTGGAAACTACAGCTGTCAGGCTTTTAACAGCAGAACCTCAAGATATCAAACATCTCAAGTTTCAGCTTTCTTTATAGAAGGTATCCATGTAGAAGGTAAGCTACAACACActcagaaactttaaaaatattttatttgtattttatgtgatagatagaccaacaaaagcagcacattttGGAAAAGGAGAGAAATAGAGCAAAACAATGGGAAAGTAATTGGAGCTTAGTGGTTGTTGTTTGTTGCTATTTCtacattatttggaaaaatataagcaacacattttaaaaaattcagatCAAGTTAGACACCTTGTTCTCTACAATTACAGATGGCCCAGAGAAAGTCAACTGAGaatcacctttttaaaaatatccgGAAGGGTCGGACATCCATCTGTCTCGTTCAGCTGACTCCAGACCTACGGACATTTTTCATTGATTCCTGAGTGGAAAATTTCTGCATGGTTCTGGATCTGAGCTCAAACTCGCCAATGCTCAGAAGAATCAGAGTGGAAACTACAATTGGTGGGTCTTTAACAACATAACCTCAAGATATCAAACATCTCAACCAAGTGTTGTGTCTTCTGCTGCATTTAGGAGATTCTTCCAGTATTGTCTTTTACTTAATGCTTTCCATCGCACCATCAACTCTGATCAGTTTCCTTGTTTAGAAGAAAAGTATTAAGTCTGTAGCACCCATCTTtgacaagaaaatgaaattttaatctaatctaaaatgcatctaaaatgGTATTTCCAGTGATATTAATCtttcaaagttctttacacAAAATTAACCCTGCAATACTGTCCCTTCTAATAGGCTTGATTGTGCCAATTTTTTCAATGGTTCTATTCATGGTCTCCAGTTCATCTGGGTTAGTCcacaacagaaaaatgtctgaattattGTCGTGTTAAAAATGCAATTCCTAAAAATTCCTATCTAGTACTGCTGCTTGCTTTGTGTACAGAGATAATCTGATTTTGTCAAGGCATTGTGTAGCTTTACAGTTTTGCATTGTAAACATGGATTCATGGATtcgtttttattgcttttcagGAGGCACCCTATTATCCCCTGGAGCCATTAGAGCAGTGGTCTCCAAACTacagccccctgaacaataccagagagcattcagattttttttcatatattttattttccggtttatatgtggatttttcttcaaccaccaggNNNNNNNNNNNNNNNNNNNNNNNNNNNNNNNNNNNNNNNNAAAATATCCGGAAGGGTCGGACATCCATCTGTCTCGTTCAGCTGACTCCAGACCTACGGACATTTTTCATTGATTCCTGAGTGGAAAATTTCTGcctggttctggatctgagCTCAAACTCGCCAATGTTCAGAAGAATCAGAGTGGAAACTACAATTGGTGGGCCTTTAACAACATAACCTCAAGATATCAAACATCTCAACCAAGTGTCGTGTCTTCTGCTGCATTTAGGAGATTCTTCCAGTATTGTCTTTTACTTAATGCTTTCCATCATACCATCAACTCTAATCAGTTTCCTTGTTTAGAAGAAAAGTCTGTAGCACCCATCTTtgacaagaaaatgaaatttttatCTAATctaaaatgcatctaaaatgGTATTTCCAGTGATACTAATCtttcaaagttctttacacAAAATTAACCCTGCAATACTGTCCCTTCTAATAGGCTTGATTGAGCCAATTTTTTCAATGGTTCTATTCATGGTCTCCAGTTCATCTGGGTTAGTCcacaacagaaaaatgtctgaattattGTCGTGTTAAAAATTTAATTCCTAGCACCATTCCTATCTAGTACTGCTGCTTGCTTTGTGTACAGAGATAATCTGATTTTGT
Coding sequences within:
- the LOC103478111 gene encoding carcinoembryonic antigen-related cell adhesion molecule 5-like; translation: MLQLLFIVVVIFTGLSDGSGVLPDGPLIASVGGTVMFTTNLNPPETPFTLVNWQLDSGSAPKLIVFSITSETITAPEYEGRITLFRSTGSLELRNLQLSDSGGYLVTIQDGPYQKIGRITLDTYEPIFNVRVFPLSADLIEFSGSVRLFCSSSGSSLSFLWMNSSSEVTTSDRVQITDTDGGSTLTIVSVTRYDQGSYTCHVSNPVSSITSDPVNISVVYGPDNVEIEVCPSKLHHEKGSDVNLICSADSSPSAEYQWFLNGDQLTSSGLLLRLMNIQMSQSGNYICKAFNSKTLRYQTSWRLPIFVHERVSNVKVTQDVTDLIEFSGSVSFSCSSSGSYLSFLWMNSSSEVSASDRIQVTDGGSKMKIINVTRYDDGPYICHVSNPVSSANSDPLHLSVSYGPENVNLEPPSQKYPEGSNIRLSCSADSRPPASFNWFFNGNPLSAPGSELELLNVQKNQSGNYSCQAFNSRTSRYQTSQVSAFFIEGIHVEDGPEKVN